CTGAGCGGCAACCCTATCGAAACGAGAAGGGGGACCTTCGCCGGTCTGGCAAGGGTCCCCCGATCCGTATGCGGCGGATGCTATGCAGCTACTTCTTCGTGATGTTCCACATCACCGGCACCGGGCCGGGCAGCCAGCCGCTGATCCGATCCTTGCGGTAGGCGCCGAACGCCTTGTACTGGCCGAGCACGATGTACGTGGCCTGGTCCATCACGCGGTCGGAGACGGCCATGGCGATCTCCTTCCGCTTGGCCGGGTCGATTTCCTTGGCGTAGGACGAGCGGAGCTTCTCCATCTCGGGATCGCACGGCCAGCCGAACCAGGCCTTTTCGCAGCCGCCGCTGGTGAAGGAGTTGCCGGCCGGGCTCTCGGTGCCGACCGTGACGGTCGTCGTGTAGAAGATGTTCCAGCCGCCCTGTGCCGGCGGATCCTTCTTGGCGCGGCGCGTCACGACCGTCTGCCAGTCCATCGACTGCAGGTCGACCTTGAAGCCGATCTTCTCCAGCGCCTGCTTGCCGACCGGCGGCAGCTGGTTGGAGGAGAGCAGGTCGGTCGCATGCATCATGACGATCGGCGTGCCGTCATAGCCGCTCTCCTTCAGCAGCTGGCGCGCCTTCTCGAGATCGGGCTTGATCAGCAGGTTGCCGTAGCTCTTCTCGTAGGGCGAGCCGCACACCAGCGGCGCGTTGCAGACCCGGTAGATCTCGGGATCGCCCACCTGGGCACGCAGGAAATCCTCCTGGGCGATCGCGTACATCGCCGCCTGCCGGGCCTTCAGGTTGTTGAACGGCGGGTGGAGGTGGTTGAAGCGCATGATGATCTGGCTGCCCTGCGCGTTCCAGCCGTAGAGCTCGACGTTCTTGTCGGCCTTCAGCAGCGGGAAGAGGTCCGGCACCGGGATCTCGATCAGGTCGATCTCGCCCTGGACCAGGGCATTGACCGCCGTGCTCGGGTCGGAGATCGCGAGCCATTCGAGGCGATCGATCTTCACCACCTTGCCGCCGGCCAGCATCGAGGGCGGCTCGGCGCGCGGCTTGTACTTGGTGTTCTTGACGTAGACGACCTTCTCGCCGGGCTTCCATTCGTCCTTCTTGAAGATGAACGGGCCGGAGCCGGTGTAGTCGTCGATCTGCTTGAACGGGTCGGTGTCGGCGACCTTCTTGGGCATCATGAAGGGCACGGTGGAGGACGGCTTGCCCAGCGCGTCGAGCACCAGGCCGAACGGCTCCTTGAGGACGATCTTGAAGGTCTTGGCATCGACGACATCCATCGTGCCGACCGCCTTCATCATCTCCTGGCCGAGCGCGTCGCGGGCGCCCCAGCGCTTGATCGAGGCGACGCAGTCCTCGGCGGTGACGGGCTTGCCGTCGTGCCATTCGAGGCCGTCGCGCAGCGTGAAGGTCCAGGTCAGTTTGTCGGCCGAGACCTCGTACTTGTCGACCATCTGTGGCTGGATGCGCGCCTCGGCATCCTGGGCGAACAGCGTGTCGTAGATCATGTAGCCGTGGTTTCGGGTAATGAAGGCGGTCGTCCAGATCGGATCGAGTACCTTCAGGTCCGAATGGGCGACCATCTTCAGGGTCTGCGCCGACGCCGGGGCCGCAGCGGCGGCCGCCGTCGACAGGGCCAGACAGGCCGCGAGTTGTCCCAGTCTCCGCATAACGTGCATGATTTGGTGTTTCCCTTCGCCTGTCCCCAACTTCACACAAACTGCCACGAGCCGGACGAGGAATAAAGCGATGTCGATGCCGACGATTTTCGTGTCCCATGGAGCACCGACGCTGATCCTGAGCGACGCTCCCGCGCGGACCTTCCTGGCCGGCCTCGGCCAGCAAATTCCGCGCCCGGCCGGCATCGTGGCGGTGTCGGCGCATTGGGACACCGACGTGCCGGCCGTTTCGGTGGTTCGCAGGCCCGACACGATCCACGATTTCTACGGATTTCCCGAGGCGCTCTACAAACTGCGCTATGACGCGCCGGGTGCGCCGCAACTCGCGGAGAAGGTGGCGAAGCTCACAGGGGCCGCGCACGATCATCACCGCGGCCTTGACCATGGCGCCTGGGTGCCGGCGATGCTGGCCTGGCCCGAGGCCGACATTCCGATCTTCCAGCTCTCGGTCCAGCCCAACCTGAGTCCGGCGCACCACATCGCGCTCGGCCGCAAGCTCAGCACCTTGCGCGAGGAGGGCGTGCTGGTGATGGGCAGCGGCAGCGCCATCCACAATCTGCGCGCGCTCGTTCGCGGCGGCGCCCCGTCCGAGCCCGAGCCCTGGGCGCAGGCCTTCGACGACTGGCTGGCCGATATGGTCGAGAAGGGCGACGAGGACGCTCTCGCCGACTACCGCGCCCGCGCGCCCTATGCCCGCGAAGCGCATCCGACCGACGAGCATTTCCTGCCGCTGCACGT
This DNA window, taken from Reyranella humidisoli, encodes the following:
- a CDS encoding DODA-type extradiol aromatic ring-opening family dioxygenase, producing the protein MSMPTIFVSHGAPTLILSDAPARTFLAGLGQQIPRPAGIVAVSAHWDTDVPAVSVVRRPDTIHDFYGFPEALYKLRYDAPGAPQLAEKVAKLTGAAHDHHRGLDHGAWVPAMLAWPEADIPIFQLSVQPNLSPAHHIALGRKLSTLREEGVLVMGSGSAIHNLRALVRGGAPSEPEPWAQAFDDWLADMVEKGDEDALADYRARAPYAREAHPTDEHFLPLHVAFGAAGPGAHGRALHRSFTLGNLSMAAYAFG
- a CDS encoding ABC transporter substrate-binding protein, coding for MHVMRRLGQLAACLALSTAAAAAAPASAQTLKMVAHSDLKVLDPIWTTAFITRNHGYMIYDTLFAQDAEARIQPQMVDKYEVSADKLTWTFTLRDGLEWHDGKPVTAEDCVASIKRWGARDALGQEMMKAVGTMDVVDAKTFKIVLKEPFGLVLDALGKPSSTVPFMMPKKVADTDPFKQIDDYTGSGPFIFKKDEWKPGEKVVYVKNTKYKPRAEPPSMLAGGKVVKIDRLEWLAISDPSTAVNALVQGEIDLIEIPVPDLFPLLKADKNVELYGWNAQGSQIIMRFNHLHPPFNNLKARQAAMYAIAQEDFLRAQVGDPEIYRVCNAPLVCGSPYEKSYGNLLIKPDLEKARQLLKESGYDGTPIVMMHATDLLSSNQLPPVGKQALEKIGFKVDLQSMDWQTVVTRRAKKDPPAQGGWNIFYTTTVTVGTESPAGNSFTSGGCEKAWFGWPCDPEMEKLRSSYAKEIDPAKRKEIAMAVSDRVMDQATYIVLGQYKAFGAYRKDRISGWLPGPVPVMWNITKK